One Salmo trutta chromosome 12, fSalTru1.1, whole genome shotgun sequence genomic region harbors:
- the LOC115202987 gene encoding sulfotransferase family cytosolic 2B member 1 has product MARLDVTETFHHISFPGHIHTQDSLNYALHFKFQDRDTVIATYPKSGTTWMQEVVTLVKNRGDPQLSKTVPNWARAPWLEQYYSEKVLGATQGPRIITTHLPYNLLASALQGSKAKVIYVARNPKDVVVSYYHFHKMAKFLPEPNSFDEFLDGFLEGTVSYGSWFDHVKGWTRQAEVLANVLYISYEEMWLDLRGSMEKISAFLQCPLVGEELTSSLRHCSFSSMRDNTMVNYTLVPQEIMDHSKGKFMRKGKIGDWRNTFTEDQICFFDTVYSQQMQGCPLTFLWECPEEEEE; this is encoded by the exons atggccaGGCTGGACGTGACAGAGACCTTCCATCACATCTCATTCCCTGGGCACATTCACACCCAGGACTCCCTGAACTATGCCCTCCACTTCAAGTTCCAGGACAGGGACACTGTCATCGCCACCTACCCCAAATCAG GGACTACCTGGATGCAGGAGGTGGTCACTCTTGTGAAAAACAGAGGGGACCCACAACTCTCCAAAACTGTTCCCAACTGGGCCCGAGCCCCCTGGCTGGAACAGTATTACAGTGAAAAGGTGCTGGGGGCCACCCAAGGGCCCCGAATCATCACCACTCACCTGCCCTACAACCTGCTGGCCTCTGCCCTCCAGGGTTCCAAAGCTAAG GTCATCTATGTCGCCAGAAACCCCAAAGATGTTGTTGTGTCATATTACCACTTCCATAAAATGGCCAAGTTCCTCCCAGAACCCAACTCATTTGATGAGTTTCTGGATGGTTTTCTAGAGGGTACAG TGAGTTATGGGTCCTGGTTCGATCATGTGAAAGGCTGGACGAGACAAGCAGAAGTCTTGGCAAATGTTCTTTATATCTCTTATGAGGAGATGTGGCTG GACCTGCGAGGCTCGATGGAGAAGATCAGCGCTTTCCTGCAGTGCCCCCTAGTGGGCGAGGAGTTAACCAGCTCCCTGAGACACTGCAGCTTCAGCAGCATGAGAGACAACACCATGGTGAACTACACCCTGGTCCCACAGGAGATCATGGACCACAGCAAAGGCAAATTCATGAGGAAAG GTAAAATCGGTGACTGGAGAAACACTTTCACAGAGGACCAGATTTGTTTTTTCGACACCGTCTACAGCCAGCAGATGCAAGGCTGTCCGCTGACCTTTCTGTGGGAGTgtcctgaggaggaggaggagtag